From Streptomyces sp. Edi4, one genomic window encodes:
- a CDS encoding acyl-CoA thioesterase — protein sequence MTDLPGKPTSASRTTLSHIMTTHDTNLLGTVHGGVIMKLVDDAAGAVAGRHSGGPAVTASMDEMVFLMPVRVGDLVHVKAQVNWTGRSSMEVGVRVLAERWNESTPAQQVGSAYLVFAAVDADGKPRPVPPVLPETERDERRYQEAQIRRTHRLARRRAIMDLREKRAAEGLDD from the coding sequence ATGACTGATCTTCCGGGCAAGCCGACCTCGGCCTCCCGAACCACCCTGAGCCACATCATGACCACCCACGACACCAACCTCCTTGGCACGGTCCACGGTGGCGTGATCATGAAGCTGGTCGACGACGCGGCCGGCGCGGTGGCCGGGCGGCACTCGGGTGGGCCGGCCGTCACCGCGTCGATGGACGAGATGGTCTTCCTCATGCCGGTCAGGGTCGGTGACCTGGTGCATGTGAAGGCGCAGGTCAACTGGACGGGACGGTCCTCCATGGAGGTCGGCGTGCGGGTGCTCGCCGAGCGCTGGAACGAGTCGACCCCGGCCCAGCAGGTGGGCTCCGCCTATCTCGTCTTCGCGGCCGTCGACGCCGATGGCAAGCCACGCCCGGTGCCGCCGGTGCTCCCCGAGACCGAGCGCGACGAGCGCCGCTACCAGGAGGCGCAGATCCGCCGCACCCACCGGCTCGCCCGCCGCCGCGCGATCATGGACCTGCGCGAGAAGCGGGCGGCGGAGGGCCTGGACGACTAG
- a CDS encoding LCP family protein: MRLATTLSVLVLGAGGVGHAVVTSLDGGMGRVDPFRDMKNRPQGSLGTNILLVGTDGRDRITPEEKQKYRLGGAPCHCTDTIMMVHVSAARDRVSVVSLPRDSYAEVPEHTDSTTGEKHPRHPVKLNAAYAEGGPSLTVRTVESMTGLKIDHYVEVDFTSFMKTVDVVGGVRICTARPMKDSYTGLDLAAGTHQLGGGEALQYVRSRHTDGSADLGRMQRQQRFLAALIEKATSNGVLLNPVKFREVASSLLSSVRADEGFGTAEMLSFTSAMKGFSPSSSDFTTVPLGQLGMQVKGVGSTVKWDEPKAKKLFRLLHDDKPLAPHAPPKPVVPAAPPAAKDAKAPHKEPGAVVEVAPEQIRVQVFNGTRTDGLGRRVDDALHATGFRTSRAPRASANLETHRTLIEYDPRWDRSAKSLAVALPGSELRPVKGLGATLKVTAGADFKDVVPVRVEDAPQGDFGTVTGDRVVCP; this comes from the coding sequence ATGCGGCTGGCGACCACGCTGTCCGTCCTGGTGCTCGGCGCGGGTGGCGTCGGGCACGCGGTGGTGACCAGTCTGGACGGCGGGATGGGCCGGGTGGACCCGTTCCGCGACATGAAGAACCGGCCGCAGGGCAGCCTTGGCACCAACATCCTCCTGGTCGGCACCGACGGGCGGGACAGGATCACGCCGGAGGAGAAGCAGAAGTACCGGCTCGGCGGCGCCCCCTGCCACTGCACCGACACGATCATGATGGTGCACGTGTCGGCGGCCCGGGACCGGGTCAGCGTCGTGAGCCTGCCCCGTGACTCCTACGCGGAGGTGCCCGAACACACCGACTCGACGACCGGCGAGAAGCACCCCCGCCACCCGGTGAAACTGAACGCGGCGTACGCCGAGGGCGGGCCCTCGCTCACGGTGCGCACGGTGGAGAGCATGACGGGCCTGAAGATCGACCACTACGTGGAGGTCGACTTCACCAGCTTCATGAAGACGGTCGATGTCGTCGGCGGGGTACGCATCTGCACGGCCCGCCCCATGAAGGACTCCTACACCGGGCTCGACCTCGCGGCCGGCACCCACCAGCTGGGCGGCGGCGAGGCCCTGCAATACGTGCGCTCCCGGCACACCGACGGCTCAGCCGACCTCGGCCGCATGCAGCGCCAGCAGCGCTTTTTGGCCGCGCTCATCGAGAAGGCGACCAGCAACGGCGTGCTGCTGAACCCGGTGAAGTTCCGCGAGGTCGCCTCGTCCCTGCTCTCCTCGGTACGGGCCGACGAGGGCTTCGGGACGGCGGAGATGCTGAGCTTCACCTCCGCGATGAAGGGGTTCTCGCCCTCGTCGTCGGACTTCACGACCGTGCCGCTCGGGCAGCTCGGCATGCAGGTCAAGGGCGTCGGGTCGACGGTCAAGTGGGACGAGCCGAAGGCGAAGAAGCTGTTCCGGCTGCTGCACGACGACAAGCCGCTCGCCCCGCACGCCCCGCCGAAGCCCGTGGTCCCCGCCGCGCCACCGGCCGCCAAGGACGCCAAGGCGCCGCACAAGGAGCCGGGCGCGGTGGTCGAGGTGGCGCCCGAGCAGATCCGGGTGCAGGTCTTCAACGGGACGCGGACCGACGGGCTCGGGCGCCGTGTGGACGACGCGCTGCACGCCACGGGCTTCCGGACCAGCCGCGCCCCCCGGGCGAGCGCGAACCTGGAGACGCACCGCACCCTGATCGAGTACGACCCGCGCTGGGACCGCTCGGCCAAGTCGCTCGCGGTCGCCCTGCCGGGCAGCGAACTGCGCCCGGTCAAGGGGCTCGGCGCCACGCTGAAGGTGACGGCGGGCGCGGACTTCAAGGATGTCGTGCCGGTACGGGTCGAGGACGCGCCGCAGGGCGACTTCGGCACGGTCACGGGCGACCGGGTGGTCTGCCCCTGA
- a CDS encoding LCP family protein produces the protein MNDWPDGNGNARGSGERDAYGRGSSAARPEGARRMRHVQRPVPQQQPAHDDGYGQPPRSRRGGVPGQGSYDSGYSEGHVYGGGGGPGGRGPAGPGGPRRGAGRRPGAAPNWRRRITIGVLTLVGVLLVTSVATYFWADGKVRREVDLSKVIDRPDEGKGTNYLIVGSDSRDGMSADEKKKLHTGSAEGKRTDSMILLHTGDNGNTMVSLPRDSWVTIPSFKGSDSGKSFPSKGKDKLNAAFSIDGPELLVRTVEANTGLHIDHYAEIGFAGFANIVDAVGGVEIDIPQDIKDKDSGADFKKGKQTLDGQQALAFVRNRHGYAAGDLERTKNQQKFLSALASQTATPSTVLNPFKLYPVMGAGLDTLIVDKDMSLFDLGSMFWAMKGITSGDGISMNMPVAGDGPQTSLLWDKSKVTQLVNELKNDDAVTVK, from the coding sequence ATGAACGATTGGCCCGACGGCAATGGCAACGCCCGCGGAAGCGGTGAGCGCGACGCCTACGGGCGCGGCAGCTCCGCCGCGCGGCCCGAGGGCGCGCGCCGGATGCGGCACGTCCAGCGTCCCGTCCCCCAGCAGCAGCCCGCCCACGACGACGGCTACGGGCAGCCCCCGCGCAGCCGGCGCGGCGGTGTGCCGGGACAGGGTTCGTACGACAGCGGCTACAGCGAGGGCCATGTCTACGGCGGTGGCGGCGGCCCGGGAGGCCGGGGCCCGGCCGGACCCGGCGGGCCGCGCCGGGGCGCCGGGCGCCGGCCGGGCGCCGCGCCGAACTGGCGCAGACGCATCACCATCGGCGTGCTGACCCTGGTCGGCGTGCTCCTGGTGACCTCGGTCGCCACGTACTTCTGGGCGGACGGCAAGGTGCGCCGCGAGGTGGACCTGTCCAAGGTCATCGACCGGCCCGACGAGGGCAAGGGCACCAACTACCTGATCGTCGGCTCCGACTCGCGCGACGGCATGTCCGCCGACGAGAAGAAGAAGCTGCACACCGGCTCGGCCGAGGGCAAGCGCACGGACTCGATGATCCTGCTGCACACGGGCGACAACGGGAACACGATGGTCTCGCTGCCGCGCGACTCGTGGGTGACGATCCCGAGCTTCAAGGGGTCCGACTCCGGAAAGTCGTTCCCGTCCAAGGGCAAGGACAAGCTCAACGCGGCGTTCTCCATCGACGGCCCCGAACTGCTCGTGCGGACCGTCGAGGCGAATACGGGTCTGCACATCGACCATTACGCCGAGATCGGCTTCGCGGGGTTCGCCAACATCGTGGACGCGGTCGGCGGCGTGGAAATCGATATCCCGCAGGACATCAAGGACAAGGACTCCGGGGCCGACTTCAAGAAGGGCAAGCAGACCCTCGACGGTCAGCAGGCGCTCGCCTTCGTGCGCAACCGGCACGGTTACGCGGCCGGTGACCTGGAGCGTACGAAGAATCAGCAGAAGTTCCTTTCCGCGCTCGCCAGCCAGACGGCGACGCCCTCGACCGTCCTGAATCCCTTCAAGCTGTATCCGGTGATGGGCGCGGGCCTCGACACCTTGATCGTCGACAAGGACATGAGCTTGTTCGACCTGGGCTCCATGTTCTGGGCGATGAAGGGCATCACGAGCGGCGACGGCATCTCGATGAACATGCCGGTGGCGGGCGACGGCCCCCAGACCTCGCTGCTGTGGGACAAGAGCAAGGTCACGCAGTTGGTGAACGAGCTGAAGAACGACGATGCGGTGACCGTCAAGTAA
- a CDS encoding glycosyltransferase family 2 protein: MNATPAVSVIMPVLNEERHLRNSVRHILEQEYAGEMEVVIALGPSSDRTDAIAAELVAEDPRVHTVPNPTGRTPAALNAAIKASRHPIVVRVDGHGMLSPNYIATAVRLLEETGAQNVGGIMHAEGENAWEDAVAAAMTSRIGVGNAAFHTGGAAGPAETVYLGVFRREALEQQGGYNEEFIRAQDWELNFRIREAGGLIWFSPELKVQYRPRPSVKALAKQYKDYGRWRHVVARYHEGSINLRYLAPPSAVCAIAAGVVVGALVTPWGFVVPAGYLAAIAAGSLPAGKGLSLKARAQIPVALATMHMSWGFGFLTSPKALARKVIASRRPAVRTTSV, from the coding sequence ATGAACGCCACGCCTGCTGTTTCCGTGATCATGCCGGTCCTCAATGAGGAGCGGCATCTGCGCAACTCGGTCCGACACATCCTGGAACAGGAGTACGCGGGGGAGATGGAGGTGGTGATCGCGCTCGGTCCTTCCAGCGACCGTACGGACGCGATCGCCGCCGAGCTGGTGGCCGAGGACCCGCGCGTCCACACGGTCCCCAATCCCACCGGGCGCACGCCCGCGGCTCTGAACGCCGCCATCAAGGCCTCACGCCACCCGATCGTGGTGCGCGTGGACGGCCACGGCATGCTCTCGCCGAACTACATCGCCACCGCCGTACGCCTCCTGGAGGAGACCGGCGCGCAGAACGTCGGCGGCATCATGCACGCCGAGGGCGAGAACGCCTGGGAGGACGCGGTCGCCGCCGCGATGACCTCCAGGATCGGCGTCGGCAACGCGGCCTTCCACACCGGAGGCGCGGCGGGCCCCGCCGAAACCGTGTATCTGGGTGTCTTCCGCCGCGAGGCGCTTGAACAACAGGGCGGCTACAACGAGGAGTTCATCCGCGCCCAGGACTGGGAGCTGAACTTCCGGATCAGGGAGGCCGGGGGCCTCATCTGGTTCTCGCCCGAGCTCAAGGTGCAGTACCGGCCGCGCCCTTCGGTCAAGGCGCTCGCCAAGCAGTACAAGGACTACGGGCGTTGGCGCCACGTGGTGGCCCGCTACCACGAGGGCTCCATCAACCTGCGCTACCTCGCGCCGCCGAGCGCCGTCTGCGCGATCGCGGCCGGTGTCGTGGTGGGCGCGCTCGTCACGCCGTGGGGCTTCGTCGTCCCGGCCGGCTATCTCGCCGCGATCGCCGCGGGCTCGCTGCCCGCCGGCAAGGGGCTCTCGCTCAAGGCCCGCGCCCAGATCCCGGTGGCGCTGGCCACCATGCACATGTCGTGGGGCTTCGGCTTCCTGACCAGCCCGAAGGCGCTGGCTCGCAAGGTCATCGCGAGCCGCCGCCCGGCGGTGCGGACCACGTCCGTCTGA